The region CATAGTCTTTCCCCTAACTGGCTGCTGCTGTGATGTTGTCAGGGCCCTGGTCACTATATTCCTGATCATGACAAGGGAGAACATTTGGGTAGAAAGTGTAGAAATACAGTCCATCTGCATGAGGGAGAGGAGGGTGGCAGGTGGCATCCAGTGACATGAAGGTGGGATTGGTTCTCCCTCTGCTGAGGGCACCATGGAAGCCTTGGCTCTACCATCTGACAGTCAGGTCATAAGCCCTCGGGGCACCACCAAGTAGTCCCGGGAGATACAAGAATGGGCATCACATTAGATAGCTCTGAGGATAAGAacagctttccaggtggtgcagtggtaaagaatctgcctgccaatgtaggaggcacaGGTGATGCAGGTTGaggccctggatcaggaagatcccctggagcaggaaattgcaacccactatacaacatattagaaagcagagacattactttgccaacaaaggtccatctagtcaaagctatggtttttccagtagtcactaatgtgtggatgtgagagctggaccataaagagggctgactACTGAAGaatgacacttttgaactgtggtgttagagaagactcttgagaatcccttggactacaaggagatccaaccagtccatcctaaaggaaatcagtcctgaatattcattggaaggactgatgctgaagctgaactccaatactttggccacctgatgcaaagagctgattcactagaaaagattctgatgctgggaaagactgaaggcaagaagagaagggggtgacagaggatgagatggttggatggcatcactgactcaatggacatgagtttgagtaagctctgagagttggtgatggacagggaagccaggggtgctgcagttcatggggttgcagagagtcagatatgactgaactgaactgaactgaaccagtatccttgcttggagaatcccatggacagaggagcctgctgggctacagtccatagggtctccaaggagtcggacaggactgagtgactgagcatgcatgagaACTAGCCGTACCCAGGGCAAGCCATTGAGTGTCTTCATTTACAAAGTAGGGGCAAAAATGCCTGTCCTGCTTTCCTCTCTGGGCTGACTGTGAGGAAGAGCAGGGTAGTACACACCAGCGTCTTTATAGCTGCAAACCTACATGCCCTGTGAGGTCCCCAGATGTGGACAGAGCCGGGAGGTTTCAGTGTCCTTCCTACCTTTTCCTTGGCCAGCATCGCTGAGCACATACTCCAGCCTCTCCCGCAGGCGATCATTGATGAATACAGATTCCTCCAGGCGCTGGCGCAGGTTTTGGATCTCAATAAGATTCTTTTCCAGCAGGTCGGCCCCTGTTGCACACCACCAAGACATGGGAGAGGTAGGAAATGAGGAAGGCGGATCCCTCACGGGAGCCTCTGCAAGATCCCTGCCCATATCCATACTGCTGTCAACTTCCTCTGATCATCTCGGCACCCGGGAAGCATCAGGCAACTTTGTTTAAACCGGTCTTAGGCTTTCaatcccggagaaggcaatggcaacccactccagtactcttgcctggaaaatcccatggatggaggagcttagtgggctgcagtccatggggtcgctaagaattggatacgactgagcatcttcacttttacttttcactttcatgtattgaagaaggaaatggcaacccattccagtgttcttgcctggagaatcccagggacaggggagcctcatgggctgccgtctatgagactgcacagagtcggacaagactgaagcaatttagcagcagcagcagcagcagcagcagcagcagcagcagcaggctttcaATCCCAAGACAGCCCCCTGCTAGGAACTCCATGAGGCCTCCTCCCGGGGAGAAGTTGAATATATCTGAGGGAGATGGACCCTGGGCTGGTGAACAAGGGTGAGAAGCCACTAAAGTGCTCTTGGGAGGACTGgcctaataatgagaaaatgtgtCCACCTCCTTTGGTAGAAATCCAGAGGGCATCCCTCTCTACTTCAGACCTCTCTTATCCTACGattcatgactgaacaacttttaaCATTCACCCAGGGAAAGAAACTAAGGCAAATGCTTTTGAAATTAGATCAGGCTATGAATAATGAGTGACATTGAATGTCTTCCTTGGGTGAAGAGTGACGGGAAGAGCCTGGGGAGGTGTCGCGACCTGAAGGAGGAATGAGAGAAGGGAACATTTtcaaggatggaaaaagatgcaGAAAGAGGAGGGTAAAAAGATCAAAAATAGGCTTCACCAGGACATCTTGCTTACGGCTAGGTTTTTCCTCTGAGATTTTCAAATGTTGTTTTGTTATACTGTCTGCATACTGAAACCAAGCTGCTTCCAAGCAGTTCCTCCAGGGGTGCACCCCTAGCCACTGAGTGCCAGGAGGCCTGGCTCCAAACCCAATGGCAAAGAATGAGAAGCGGGACTGGCTTATAATTGTATACaaagtgtgtgtgtctttctctgtgtatAGAAATGTGTGTATAGAAATAGTCTTCCATTCTGCAATAACTCTTGAGTTAAGAAGACTTACCTTCCCCTTGGAAGTCTGAACTTCGAATTCTAAAATAGTCCAAAAAATCTAGACCAAAAAGGTTATAGCACAGAAAAGAGGGAGCACACAAATGTGAGGGAACTCCTCCTCCTTGTAGAGTGCCTCAGAATGCCTTTGCCTTCCTTTATTCTCCTGCCCAGAGTGAGCCCCTAGCTAGTGGAAAGGAGAGAGGCACGTAGTAAGGATCAGCACTAAGCTGGGGCTTCATTCTCTGGCTGGCCCATGGGATACTGCCCCTTCATCTTCTCACCCACTTCTGGGAGCCAGGGTCTAACTGAGGAACAAAATACCCTCTGGCCAGGAAAGGAATGTGTCTTTTCTGTCAATGGCTGTATTTCACCAACTGCTCCTTTGTTATTTTACCAGAGGGCTTGGAGTTGGGCCGGtccaaagaggaggaggaggataggTTCCCGGAGGCATTCATCTTCTGAGGCTTCATCTCTTCCCATGGGTGATTGCTGCCGTGATGCCCAGGGTCTGGTGTCCCATTCTGCTCTGTGGTGCCACCCAAAGGATAGGAGGGCTGAGCAGATACAGCTTCTGAGTGGTTGCTGGGCAATGAAGCTGAATCAGCAGGAGTGGCTGGGCTGACATCTGTCCAGAAAGGAATATGAGCGAGAAACAAATGGGGAAGACAGAAATGAAGTGTTTTAACAATAATTATGCTGGGTTTAATAGTATCCTCCAAAAATTCATGTCCACCTGGAACCTAAgactgtgaccttatttgaaaatagagtcTCTATACATGTAATTAGTTAAAAGGAGATGATATTGGATTAGGGTGGACCTTAAATCCAACATGACTGATGTCTATATAAGacgaggagaggaaaaaaaaaaaaaaagaagaagaggagaggagacagagataGGAGATTCAAAGGGGAGAAGACCAGGTGACAATGGGGACAGGGATTGGAGTGATGCATCTTTAAGGCAAAGGATGCCGCCCAAAACCATCAAGTCAGGAAGAGGCAAGAAAGAAGGGAGCATGGCTCTGCCTACTTGATTTCAGACTCCTGgttttcagaactgtgagagaaccaattctgttgttttaaaacatccagtttgtgatactttgttaCAAAAGCCTGAGAAAACTGACACAGCAATCCATGGAATGAAGACTAAGGTGAAAGACAGTGATCAGTCAATTGCTCAGTATCAGCTAAGAACTCATTTCCCAAGGACTATCAATTTAACCCCAAGGTTCCTGGCACTCCTGGCCTATGATATCAAGAAGCAGTTGCTAGATACAACGTCTGAGGGTCACAGTGCATACAGAGGAAAAGTACAGGGGCCTCTCTCCTCATTCTCTCTAAGATCCTCAAATGCTGGAATGATCCCAGGGAGGTACTTCAGAAACGTCTCCTCCAATTGTAGGAATCACTGCCAATCTTAGAAGTCATGAGAGTAAGGACTCTCAAACTGGTCTGTGAACGTGTGATCTTCTCACCCAACAGTCTATGCTCTTGCCACCAAACAGCTGATAATCCTTCCTGAGCTTGTTCTGTATTGGGATTGTTGGTAGAAGatgaggaagagaaaatggcCTTTGCTTTTGGCTGATGAGcagcaaacctagacagagtgGCCTACTCCTGGTGGCTCCCACTGCTCCTGCCTGAGTTGACTCTGGATGCCTTCTGAGGCTGAGGGGGTGTCTGAGAAAGGCAAGTGGTGATTTGCAATCCACCAGAATGGCTCATGAGAATGTAAAAAGAATTCTTAAGTATAGCTCAGATTGTCTGGCTCCTGTCCAAAGAATGACTGGGGTACAATATTTTTGCATAGGGGATtatagaaccaaaaaaaaaaaaaaaggtatcgtACAGCTCAATGATGCTATGAGAACATTTATATCATGTTTTTGCTGGTTCCCTTCAGACAAAAAACCAGGCTGGGTGACAGGGCCATAATTCAGAGAAAAGTTTAAGAGCCTTCTCCTTTCAAGGATAATCATCAAGGGCCACAGAACAGCCAGGTTTCTTCTCTGAGCAGGGTCAGACTGaggttttattttcctcaaccAAGCCAAATTCCTTTAGGGAACTGCTTACTTAAATCAGTATCCTTCCCTGACTTACACAATATAACATTGCTGTGAAATAAAGAGTAAGGTAGACTATGTTAAGCCTTTAGTTCAAGGCATAATTTAAAGTAGAAACTCAATCAAAATGTGATTCTTCATCTTTTTCCTTTATATCCCCTCCCCAGAAAATCAGCTTCCTCTCAGCCAAGGGCATACGAGGTTTCTAGTCGGTCAGCAACAGTGATCAGCATGTTCTTGTCCCATTCTTCCCTTGCCACACAACACAGGACACACGTCCTACACTGTACAtggaaagcagcagagacaagcCTCCTGGGAGGGGAATTAAGTCTCACAGTGACACTGCCACACACCATTTGTGGCAATAGGAATTCTGGCCCCCAAAGAAGGAGTATTGATAAACCATTGCCCCTCTGAGAAAAATGATGACTTCAGGTGGGAAAAAGAAGGGCTTAGTTTCCTTCGGAAAAGACAGAGATAATGGAAAACAAGGCTGATACTTTCTGAGAGTGCCACCTCCGTGGTCACATCTCAAATGTGGCCATTCTAACAAGTAGTGGCAGGAATTGCAGCTAAGGAGAAGGTATGTTTGCCCTTTATCTGCTGTATCTCAGGGGAGCGTTGAGGTGGAACCAAGTTCCTCTGGGCAACTGAGTTCAAGGATGCACCACAAACTCCCATCAGCCATCTTGGACAATGTCATGTACCTAACAAGGACATCCTACTCAtttatagtgggcttccctgctggttcagtggtaaagaagccacctgcaatgcaggagatataagagagccaggtttgatccccgggtggagaagatcccctggagaaggaaacggcaacccactccagtattcttgcctaggaaatcccatggacagaggagcctggaggcctagaatccatggggtcacaagagtcggacaagacttagtgactaaaccacaaccaaaACCATTCATTTATAAATTCATGGGTGAAAGCATACGTGCATAGAGTcttatcttctttgcagaggcTAGGCCTTTGTGCTGGGCATAGGGGAAGAAAGAGTGGAATGGGGAAAACACTGGCTCCAGACGCCTAGAGAAAGAGGTGTGCACAGGGGTGACTCCCTCCCGGCTTGGTCCGTGACTGCTCAGGCCGCAGTGCAGAGGGCACTCCAAGCTTTAGAGTCAGCCAGGATCACAGTCAATGTTACTCCAAGCTGGACTGCTTCAGTAAGTTTCCTGACCtcactgggcctcagtgtccttaGCTGTGGTGTAAAATCAAGATACCACCACTAATTTAAAAGGATTGTGTCCTGATTAAATGAGGCAGCATATATATAGTGATCAATAATATGAgcataatagatgctcaataaatgtgaattttctgtctttccttgaCTGCTATACTCAAGAGGAGACATGCTGCTTTGCTTCTCATGTAAAATGAGAAACAGGAATAGTTCCAGGTCAAAATCCATTATGGCTTATTCAtgcctcattagaaaagaccctgatgctggggaaagattgaaggcgggaggagaaggggaagacagaggatgagatggttggatcgcatcaccaactcaatggacatgagtttgagcaagtttcaggagatgttgaaggagagggaagcctggtgtgctacagatcatggagttgcaaagagttggacacgactgcgtgaataaacaacaaaaacaacaacatgcCTAAagtattcagaaaaaataaaaacaaacacatatagCCAGGGACTAAGGATGGTTTCCTGGCCCCTGGTTGTTTACATCTGACTCTGTATGAGTCAGATGCTTTCCTCAGGAGGGAAAATAAAGGGAATGCTGAGCAGGAGAAAAATGAAGCCTTGATTTTAAACTTATTCTTAAACCAAAGCTACCCAAGGGCCCTCTTTGGGGAATTCTGGGGAGTGTCATGATGGTGATGGATTCAGTCAGTCCCAGTAACTGATGGTTTAGAGGATATTACAGCTGAATTATTAGAATGATGGGTGGGATCTGTAAATTCACAGATGATAGAGAATATTTAGTGgtgaataaaaataggaaaaagtaaaaaatataaatgtaaaaataaacaaataataggaaaaaatgggcttccctggaagctcagatggtgaagaatctgcctgcaatgcaggagacctgggttcgatccctgggttgggaagatcccctggagaagggagtgcctacatactccagtattcttgcctggagaattccatggacaaaggagcctgttgggctactgtccatgaggttccaGAGTTGGACCCTACTGAACGACTCACCCACACCCAAAAGAGAAACTGTGGctgtttacccaaaggagttcAGGATCAAAGGTCCAATGTTAATGACATTCTTGTCTGTGGTCTGAAAGGTGACATGACTGTGTTGCAGGTATGAGGGAGCAAttgtcccctccccttcccaactCATGACCCCTCCCCTCAAATCCAGCACCATGTATATGCCTGAGTCAGGGTCTGGTGGCTGATAAAGTGAGGCACTAGGAATGAAGAAAAGCTATCTGACACCCCTGAAGCCTGTGCTTGGCACTGAATCCCTGACCTGAGCTCAATCAGGCATGTCACAGTAGGTCTGCAGGATGTGGCTGCCACGATGCCTCCTCTTGGTCTAGACAAATGAGCAAGCGCCCAGAAACTGAAGGATGTCTGGGTACTTACTGGCCATGTCCACTGCAGGGCGCACTTTCTGCTGATTGAGCAGCAGGTAGGTACTGCTAGGGGAGTGATGGGTGGTGGACTGGGCATGGCTGCTGGAGCAGGTCTGGGGCCAAGTCTGCGGCTGGGCATCCTGCTGCGTCTGCAGGACTTCTGTCTTCTTACCCCTCTTCTGCCTCTCCCTTAGGATACTAGGAAGTAAGAAAGacagaggaaaagtgaaagtcacccaaaCATCACAGTTATACTGATCTGGGGGCTTAGAGGAGAGTCCCCAGGAGTCAAGGAGACTGTTCCTTCAGAGAAGCAGCCAAACAATCCATTTTCATTTGGGGGTAGAGAGTTGGGAGGCAGGGAGAACAACAGTGTCCAGTGCCTTGGCTACAAACATcctgagaaagagagaagaccCATCAGGCTCTTTAACACTTTGGCAAGACACCCAGAGGCCCATAAAGAGTTCAACATACCGTGTGACATAATCCATTAAATAGTATTTGTGGTGACCCATTTAAAACTGCTTCCTGAGGCAATGCTCCCTTCTAGGTGTCTTGTACTTTTCAGacctccttgggcttccctggtggctcagttgggaaAAAACCTGCCTGCGaatacgggagacctggatttgattcctgggttggggagagcccctggatgaagggaatggctacccactccgttattctggcctggagaattccatggacagaggagcctgtcgggctatagtccatgggatcacaaagggctggacacagagtcagacacaactgagtgaattctcCTTTCCCTAGTCATACATCATATAAATCTATgtcatatttataatataaaactttTTTGTTTGAAAGAAATTTGTAGCCATTCAACATCTGCCAGCACTTGTTGGGTCACTCTTAAAGATTTCAGATATGATCTCACTCCAGGTTTTAAAGATCTAGGGGAGACCAGAGGTGATCCCTGGGAGGATGGGAGACTCCTAAGACTGGAGAATTAGGCTAAATTACTACATTACTAAATGAGTGAATATGAGCCTTGGAACTAGAAgaataataaactaaaaaaagGGAAATGAGACCACCTTGTCACTAAGGTACTAATGGTATAATCAGCTGTTCGGTTTTCATGGGGTGAGAGAGCTGCTGCTCCACTGATCTTCTGGTCCTTGCTCTGGATTCTTGACTAGATTTTATCTTTCATAGCCCCTGAAAATTTGGAGTTACCTGAGTCTCTGCAGCACCTGTTCTCTTTGCTTCTTCTTACTTATACCATCATCTGAAAACCAAATTGAGAAAAGGAACGGTCTTACTTTAAACAGCTCTCATTTACCAAATACAAGCACACACTGGGTTCTCTCTCTGGGGTCAGAGACACATAGTTCCTTGATGCTCAAGTACAGGCTTCTCTGAATTTTTTCGGGAGACACTGGGTTGAGTGTTTAGAGAGCATGTCTGGCAAActttcctgctgctactgctgctaagtcacttcggtcgtgtccaactctgtgtgaccccatagacagcagcccaccaggctccgccatccctgggattctccaggcaagaacactggagtgggctgccatttccttctccaatgcatgaaagtgaaacgtgaaagtgaagtcgctcagtcatgtctgactcttagcgaccccatggactgcagctaccaggttcctctgtccatgggattttccaggcaagagtactggagtgggttgccattgctttctcctgaaCCCACCTCAAAGATCATCAGTAACCTCTACTTGCTCTGCCCTGAGTCAGAGTAAAAAGTTGAAAACGTCTCTTTTCCCTCAGATCATGGGGTATTTGTCCAGCTGGCCTCTTGATCACCCCAGCCAGAGTCTCCCAGTCCTGCCATGGGGCAGGTTCCCAGTCCCGTGTCTGTGTGTCCCATCAGTTTTCATGCAGAACCTGTCTCCATAAAGGTAACAGCCACCCTGTCCCACCTCTGCATCTGCCATCAGGAGCCTGCACAATGGCCTCAAACCAGCTCTTACTATGTACCCTCAGGTCACTAGACAATATTCTATGTAACTGGCTTCTTAAATAATAAACATTCCCACAAAAGGTACTTATACATAGAGTGACTAAAGCattcccagggacttccctggcagtccagtggttaagacttcaccttccaatgcagggggtgtatATTcgatccgtggtcagggaactaagatccctcaggcTTCATGatcaaaaacccaaaacatacaaaaaaaatagTATTCTAAACAATTCCCAAATCAGCACGATTCTCTtatcattcttttcaagtgcactgATTAATATTGTTTATTTGATCCTAAGAACAATCATGCAAGAGTTAGGGGCTTGTATTATTTGATCTAAATTTTTTTAGGTGAGGAAACAGATATCAAAAGAAATATGAACATGTCCAGAACTAGCAACGAACACATACAGGCTAGAGCAGAAGTCTTTAGATTCCTAGTTTAGGACTCTTTTCACAGCAGCCAGCTGCCCCATTCCACCTCTCTTTCTACCAATTAGTTTCAGATACATGCTGTCACCCCCAGTGATGCCTCCTGCCGTAGCGGCCATACTCCACGAGACAGAGTAGCTGGCAATCATCACGGCATCCCCAACCCTGTGTGCCTCTCTGTTGCTTCTCACCAGCCAGCCCTGACTCTGCCATAGCCCCAAGATGGTGATTACAGGACAGGACACCAGATTGAAATGTCACTTGTGAATGAGTGCAGGTCTGGGAGTGTGAGTTGGGGAGGGACTAAGGGCCCTCCTGAGCCCTGGGCCTGGCTTACCTGTGTTGAACTTGCTGGCGAGGCTCTCTGCCAGCTGGCTGCTCTTGGCCAGCTGCTCACGGAAATGCTGTTCCATGTTATAGTCAATCTTCCTACTGCTGAGGAGCTCTTCAAAGGCCTTCACTGCGTTCTGAACATGTTGGATGAGAAGGGAAGAGACAGCCCTCCCAATCCTTATCTTTTCCCGCAGGTGGGTCAAATCTCGAGCCTGATCCTGGATCAAGGAATATTTCCTAAAGTGGGAAGTGGTAAGGGTAGAAAGGGGTGACTGATAGATTGTGGTGCTTCAGCAGAAGGTGCTTTGAGAATTTCACCAGTAGAGTCCCCACGCGGAACTCTAGCTGGTGTTTAGTGAAGGGAATGGGTAAAGcgaatgaaggaaggaaaataagagagTGTCTCTGGGTAAAAGATTCCTTCTAAGATCATCTTTTCCCCTGCTCCCATACTTCTAAAAATGGTTTTCAAGTTCTACtttatcaattaattaattaattgaagtataatcactttacaatgctgtgttagtttctgctgcacaacagggtgaatcagctatgtgtatcatttatcccctccttcttgagcctccctccctcccttctgggtcatcgcagagcactgagctgagcggcctgtgctgtgcagcagcttcccactagcatCCATTTCACACGGGAatgtatatgtcagtgctactcacTCAATTcgccccaccctcttcttcccactCTGGGTCTACATGTCTGTTTTCGACATCTGcatctttattcctgccctgaaaataggttcatctgtaccatgtttctagattccatatatgtgtgttaatatacaatatttgtttttctgacttactttactctgtatgacagactctagatcCGTCCATATCACTAAAAATGACCAAATGTCATCCCTTTATATGGCCGAGCAATGTTCTGTTGAacatatgtaccacatctctatctattcatctgccagtgggcatttaggctgcttccatgtcttggctattgtaaacagtactgcaatgaacactggggtacttgtgtctttttgagttatggttttctcagagtatatgccccgTAGTGGGACTgcggggtcatatggtagtttcattTTTAG is a window of Ovis aries strain OAR_USU_Benz2616 breed Rambouillet chromosome 1, ARS-UI_Ramb_v3.0, whole genome shotgun sequence DNA encoding:
- the LOC101120207 gene encoding myomegalin; this translates as MLQLKPGMHQPLEKKGPSERRVNEPKTQPEKAGFSSMSYSEKYSLIQDQARDLTHLREKIRIGRAVSSLLIQHVQNAVKAFEELLSSRKIDYNMEQHFREQLAKSSQLAESLASKFNTDDGISKKKQREQVLQRLSILRERQKRGKKTEVLQTQQDAQPQTWPQTCSSSHAQSTTHHSPSSTYLLLNQQKVRPAVDMANVSPATPADSASLPSNHSEAVSAQPSYPLGGTTEQNGTPDPGHHGSNHPWEEMKPQKMNASGNLSSSSSLDRPNSKPSGADLLEKNLIEIQNLRQRLEESVFINDRLRERLEYVLSDAGQGKGAAQSASDVSLATPHSYTESHSSGSGKDIL